One Heyndrickxia oleronia genomic window, TCAAGGGTCTTCAAGCAATGCGGGCATTTCAGGATGGCTTCCTTGGCATACTGGTTTTTCTGATTGAACAGACACGCACACACCTTACATTGGTACTGTCCGTTTCCTCCATTATTGGCATAAAGGTAATCTGCTGGAGCACCACACTTTGGGCAGGAAATGTTGGATGGTACGGATGTTTTGGAATTGGCATGACGTCTGACAGGCTTTAGTGTCTTACCTTTTTCTTCGGAGTACTCTTTCATTAGGGTTTTATAATCCAGCTTTTGAAAAGTCTCGATAACAGGAAGTTCATCCACCTGGAGCTTTCGATAAGGCTGATTCACCGGCTGTTCTTTCGACTTATCAAACATGTTCTTGCCAATAAGCAGCGTAAGAAGAGTCCGGATTATTTGATCTTGGTACTTAATTAAAGTTAATAAATAGGTTATAATTTGAGGGTACAACTTGTCACTTCCTTTCTGGGAATTGGGTGTGTGGTAACCTCAATTATCTCCAGAATTCAGGGGGTGGCAATTTTTTTGCTTAAAAAGCCCTCTATCATAGGATTTTATAACCTATTTCTTATAAAAGTTTTGACAATACGTTTTAAAGGCTGGGGGGAGAAGAAATGAAAATATCAGCATTAATTAAAAGGATCTGCCGGCAAATGATACGAGATAAGCGTACATTAGCATTAATGATGATTGCACCTCTCATCATTCTTACACTTGTTCACTTTCTATTTACTAATGATTCAACTAAAAAAATGACAATTGGTGTAACAAACATGGATCCTTCTTTCATCCAACAGCTTAAAAAGAATGACATCCAAATAAAAAAATATACATCACTAAATGAGAAGACACTAATCAATGAGGATTTAGATGGCATGATTCAAATGGACCATAATCATGCTACCTTGCTGTTAAAAAACGCAGACCCATCATCAGCCAAAGCATTACAAATGAAAATTCAACAACTATTTACTTTAGAAATGAAGATGAAGCAGGCAAATGAAGTATCTAATGCTTCGTTACAGAGCCCGGATATAAATATTTCTTATGTATATGGAAATAAAAATACGAGCTTTTTTGATGTACTAAGTCCCATTCTCGTTGGATTCTTTGTCTTTTTCTTCGTTTTCCTTATTTCCGGAATTGCCCTTTTAAGGGAGCGAACAACAGGTACGTTAGAAAGATTAGTGGCAACACCTATCAAACGAAGTGAAATTGTCCTCGGTTATTTATTTGGCTATGGCATCTTTGCTATTATTCAGACCGTTATTATTGTGTTGTATGCAACAAAAATTTTAGATATAACACTGATA contains:
- a CDS encoding ABC transporter permease, with amino-acid sequence MKISALIKRICRQMIRDKRTLALMMIAPLIILTLVHFLFTNDSTKKMTIGVTNMDPSFIQQLKKNDIQIKKYTSLNEKTLINEDLDGMIQMDHNHATLLLKNADPSSAKALQMKIQQLFTLEMKMKQANEVSNASLQSPDINISYVYGNKNTSFFDVLSPILVGFFVFFFVFLISGIALLRERTTGTLERLVATPIKRSEIVLGYLFGYGIFAIIQTVIIVLYATKILDITLIGSIWNVLLINLLLALVALSLGTLLSAFANTEFQMMQFIPVIVIPQVFFAGILPVEGMANWLQAVAKIMPMYYGGDALRSIMYMGKGFSDIRTDLLILFGFALLFVVLNVFALKKYRKI